The proteins below are encoded in one region of Methylobacillus flagellatus KT:
- a CDS encoding ABC transporter permease, producing the protein MRDIQFSPRRIGAVALRHLYLMRSSWPRVLEMVYWPTVQMILWGFITLYLQGNSSLIAQASGILLSGVLLWDVLFRGQLGIALVFMEEMWSRNLGHLFVSPLRPYEMVASLLLMSLIRTLIGIGGATLIAIPLFGYNIYDMGLPLIAFFFNLIVMGWAIGLIVSGIVLRYGMGAESIAWVSVFAIQPLCAIYYPVTTLPDWLQPVALALPASHVFEGMRALLLQHRFEASHMAWAIGLNILYLAVGIAVFLIYFQIARRKGLLLQVGE; encoded by the coding sequence ATGCGGGATATCCAGTTCTCTCCACGACGCATTGGCGCAGTGGCATTGCGTCACCTCTACCTGATGCGTTCCTCATGGCCTCGCGTGCTGGAAATGGTCTACTGGCCCACGGTGCAGATGATACTGTGGGGCTTCATCACCTTGTACCTGCAAGGTAACAGCAGCCTGATTGCACAGGCCAGCGGCATCCTGCTGTCGGGCGTACTGCTTTGGGACGTGCTGTTCCGCGGGCAACTCGGCATTGCATTGGTATTCATGGAGGAAATGTGGTCGCGCAACCTCGGTCATTTGTTTGTCAGCCCGTTACGGCCTTATGAAATGGTGGCATCGCTACTGCTCATGAGCCTGATCCGCACCCTGATCGGCATCGGCGGCGCCACCCTCATCGCCATCCCGCTGTTTGGCTACAACATCTACGATATGGGCCTGCCGCTGATCGCCTTTTTTTTCAACCTCATCGTCATGGGCTGGGCCATTGGCCTGATCGTATCCGGCATTGTGCTGCGCTACGGTATGGGCGCTGAAAGCATCGCCTGGGTCAGCGTGTTTGCCATCCAGCCACTCTGCGCCATCTATTATCCGGTTACCACCCTGCCTGACTGGCTGCAGCCTGTCGCCCTGGCCCTGCCAGCCAGCCATGTATTCGAGGGAATGCGTGCATTGCTGTTGCAGCACCGCTTTGAGGCAAGCCACATGGCCTGGGCTATCGGGCTGAATATCCTCTACTTGGCCGTCGGCATCGCGGTATTCCTCATCTATTTCCAGATCGCAAGGCGCAAGGGGCTGCTATTGCAGGTGGGTGAATAA
- the ppa gene encoding inorganic diphosphatase: MSLCNVPAGKDIPNDFNVIIEISMRGEPIKFEVDKDSGALFVDRFMGTSMHYPCNYGYIPQTLSEDGDPVDVLVITPIPLQPGVVIRCRAIGVLTMEDDGGVDAKVLAVPLDKICPQYKDIKSYQDIPEFQLAPIAHFFEHYKDLEKGKWVKVGEWKGPEDAKAEIVAGVERFGK, from the coding sequence ATGTCCCTCTGTAATGTGCCGGCAGGCAAAGACATCCCTAACGACTTCAATGTCATTATCGAAATCTCCATGCGTGGCGAGCCCATCAAGTTCGAAGTGGACAAGGACTCCGGCGCCTTATTTGTGGACCGCTTCATGGGCACGTCCATGCACTATCCATGCAACTACGGCTATATTCCGCAGACGCTCTCCGAAGATGGCGACCCGGTCGATGTGCTGGTGATCACCCCGATTCCATTGCAGCCGGGCGTGGTGATCCGCTGTCGCGCAATCGGCGTGCTGACCATGGAAGATGACGGCGGTGTGGATGCCAAGGTGCTGGCAGTGCCTCTGGACAAGATCTGCCCACAATACAAGGACATCAAGTCCTACCAAGATATTCCCGAGTTCCAGCTGGCACCCATCGCCCACTTCTTCGAGCACTACAAGGACCTGGAAAAGGGCAAGTGGGTCAAGGTTGGCGAGTGGAAGGGGCCGGAAGATGCCAAGGCGGAAATCGTTGCTGGGGTTGAGCGCTTCGGCAAGTAA
- a CDS encoding YkvA family protein: MARQLKTELAVYQLVLRHPQTPWLARVLLGMSVGYLLLPFDLIPDFIPILGQLDDLVIVPGLFYLGIKCVPAVVIDECRRQVADRTADQ, encoded by the coding sequence TTGGCGCGGCAGCTCAAGACCGAACTGGCAGTCTATCAGTTGGTGCTGCGCCATCCGCAAACGCCCTGGCTGGCCAGGGTACTGCTTGGCATGTCGGTGGGTTATCTGCTGCTGCCTTTCGACTTGATCCCGGACTTCATTCCCATCCTCGGTCAGTTGGACGACCTGGTCATCGTACCGGGCCTGTTCTACCTGGGAATCAAGTGCGTGCCGGCAGTGGTGATTGATGAGTGCAGGCGGCAGGTTGCTGATCGCACAGCTGACCAATAG
- a CDS encoding phosphoribosylaminoimidazolesuccinocarboxamide synthase: MTTPLMHSSIKSLKLINQGKVRDIYDIDDRHMLLVASDRLSAFDVILPTPIKDKGAILTQIANFWFEKLKHIVPNHLTGIDPNTVVKDPAEQAQLGPRALVVKKLKPLPIEAIVRGYLAGSGWKEYQASQSVCGIPLPAGLQEAAQLPEPLFTPSSKAEVGDHDENITLEKCAQLIGPELADKVARVSVQLYKEAAAYALGRGIIIADTKFEFGLDEAGELYLIDEVLTPDSSRFWPQDQYQVGSNPPSFDKQYVRDWLESTGWNKTPPGPALPDEVAARTADKYREAFERLTGKPF, encoded by the coding sequence TTGACTACTCCTCTCATGCACTCCAGCATCAAGAGCCTGAAGCTCATCAACCAGGGCAAGGTGCGGGATATTTATGATATCGACGACAGACACATGTTGCTGGTGGCGAGTGACCGCCTCTCCGCATTCGACGTCATCCTGCCGACACCGATCAAGGATAAGGGAGCGATCCTGACCCAGATCGCCAATTTCTGGTTCGAGAAGCTCAAGCATATCGTGCCCAATCACCTGACCGGCATCGACCCCAACACCGTGGTGAAGGATCCTGCTGAACAGGCGCAGCTGGGACCACGCGCGCTGGTAGTGAAGAAGCTCAAGCCATTGCCGATCGAAGCGATCGTGCGCGGCTACCTCGCGGGTTCCGGCTGGAAGGAATATCAGGCCAGCCAGAGCGTTTGTGGCATCCCGCTACCGGCTGGTCTGCAGGAGGCGGCCCAGTTGCCCGAACCCTTGTTCACGCCATCGAGCAAGGCGGAAGTCGGCGACCACGACGAGAACATCACGCTGGAAAAATGCGCCCAGCTGATCGGGCCTGAACTGGCTGACAAGGTGGCGCGCGTCAGTGTACAGCTCTACAAGGAAGCGGCGGCATACGCCTTGGGCCGCGGCATCATCATCGCCGACACCAAGTTCGAGTTTGGGTTGGACGAGGCGGGCGAGCTGTACCTGATCGATGAAGTGCTGACGCCGGATTCATCCCGCTTCTGGCCGCAGGATCAATATCAGGTCGGTAGTAATCCACCGAGCTTCGACAAGCAATACGTGCGCGACTGGCTGGAGTCCACTGGCTGGAACAAGACCCCGCCGGGTCCTGCATTGCCTGATGAGGTGGCCGCCAGGACGGCGGACAAATACCGCGAGGCATTCGAGCGCCTGACCGGGAAGCCTTTCTAG
- the fba gene encoding class II fructose-bisphosphate aldolase (catalyzes the reversible aldol condensation of dihydroxyacetonephosphate and glyceraldehyde 3-phosphate in the Calvin cycle, glycolysis, and/or gluconeogenesis), with the protein MALISLRQLLDHAAEHDYGVPAFNVNNLEQVQAIMRAADSCHSPVILQASAGARKYAGEAFLLKLAEAAIASYPHLPVVLHQDHGASPAICLHAIQSGFSSVMMDGSLLEDGKTPASYEYNVEVTRQVVMAAHAVGVSVEGELGVLGSLETGLAGEEDGVGAEGRLDRSQLLTSPEEAVDFVARTGVDALAVAIGTSHGAYKFKRPPTGETLAISRLREIHARLPNTHLVMHGSSSVPQEWLQVINEYGGEIPETYGVPVEEIVKGIRSGVRKVNIDTDLRLAFTGALRRFLGQPEHTAEFDPRKILAAATSAMQTLCRERFEAFGSAGRATQIQPVPLDEMAQRYVVS; encoded by the coding sequence ATGGCGCTTATCAGTCTACGTCAATTGCTGGATCACGCTGCCGAGCATGACTACGGCGTGCCAGCCTTCAATGTGAATAACCTGGAGCAGGTGCAAGCCATCATGCGCGCAGCGGATTCGTGCCATAGCCCGGTGATCCTGCAAGCATCCGCAGGCGCGCGCAAGTATGCAGGAGAGGCTTTTCTGCTCAAGCTCGCCGAAGCGGCCATCGCCAGTTATCCGCATCTTCCTGTCGTGCTGCACCAGGATCACGGTGCCAGTCCGGCGATATGCCTACATGCCATCCAAAGTGGGTTTAGCAGCGTGATGATGGACGGCTCGTTGCTGGAGGATGGCAAGACGCCGGCCAGTTATGAATACAATGTGGAGGTGACGCGGCAGGTGGTGATGGCGGCGCATGCGGTGGGCGTGTCAGTGGAAGGCGAGCTGGGCGTGCTAGGCTCGCTGGAAACTGGCCTGGCAGGCGAGGAGGATGGTGTTGGTGCTGAAGGCCGTCTGGATCGTAGCCAGTTGCTCACCAGCCCGGAAGAGGCGGTGGATTTTGTTGCGCGGACAGGCGTGGATGCTTTGGCAGTCGCGATCGGCACGTCGCATGGGGCCTATAAATTCAAGCGTCCGCCTACTGGTGAAACACTTGCCATCAGCCGCCTGCGCGAGATTCATGCAAGGTTGCCGAACACGCATCTGGTGATGCATGGGTCTTCCTCCGTGCCGCAGGAGTGGCTGCAGGTAATCAATGAATATGGCGGCGAGATTCCCGAGACCTATGGCGTGCCGGTGGAGGAAATCGTCAAGGGGATCCGCAGCGGGGTGCGCAAGGTCAATATCGATACCGATTTGCGGTTGGCTTTCACTGGGGCGCTGCGCCGCTTTCTCGGTCAGCCGGAGCACACGGCGGAATTCGATCCACGCAAAATCTTGGCGGCCGCGACCAGCGCCATGCAGACATTATGCCGGGAACGCTTCGAGGCATTTGGCTCTGCCGGGCGGGCGACACAAATCCAACCTGTCCCTCTCGACGAAATGGCGCAGAGATACGTGGTTTCCTAG
- the pyk gene encoding pyruvate kinase: protein MALRKTKIVATLGPASSEEAVIERLVDAGMDVVRLNFSHGSAQDHIARAELVRDISRRSGRPVGVLCDLQGPKIRIGKFENDRILLKAGDRFILDAACKLGNQERVGLDYKTLPSEVEPGAVLLLDDGRIVLNVEAVNGGEVHCTVAAGGVLSNNKGINRKGGGLSAPALTLKDQEDIRTAVALEADYIAVSFPRSGADIELARHLVREAGGHAAIVAKIERAEAIDALEEIIDAADVIMVARGDLGVEVGDAAVPGLQKRMIRTARMRNKLVITATQMLESMISSPIPTRAEVSDVANAVLDGTDAVMLSGETAVGHYPVESIQAMHRVCLEAEKEYDSHHLQAPINDEFEFIDEAIAMASVYAAEHLNVKAIAALTKSGSSVTWLSRSNTNVPIYALTTERDTRRKLTLYRGVYPYHVEFASQELSKILYDAEETLLRLGAVQRGDLMMLTFGEPIGKAGGTNTLQIVRVGEHRRERH, encoded by the coding sequence ATGGCATTACGTAAAACAAAAATTGTGGCGACGCTGGGGCCGGCTTCCAGTGAGGAGGCGGTGATTGAGCGGCTGGTGGATGCCGGGATGGATGTAGTGCGACTCAATTTTTCGCATGGGTCTGCGCAAGACCATATTGCCCGCGCCGAGTTGGTGCGCGATATCTCCCGTCGCAGCGGGCGGCCAGTGGGGGTATTGTGCGACCTGCAGGGGCCGAAGATTCGTATCGGCAAGTTCGAAAATGACCGCATCCTACTGAAGGCCGGCGACAGGTTCATCCTCGACGCGGCGTGCAAGTTGGGCAACCAGGAGCGGGTGGGGTTGGATTACAAGACGCTGCCATCCGAAGTGGAGCCTGGTGCGGTGTTGCTGCTGGATGACGGGCGCATTGTGCTCAATGTCGAAGCGGTGAACGGCGGCGAGGTGCATTGCACGGTGGCGGCCGGTGGAGTGCTGTCGAACAATAAGGGCATCAATCGTAAAGGGGGAGGGCTTTCTGCGCCAGCGTTGACGCTGAAGGATCAGGAAGATATCCGGACGGCAGTGGCATTGGAGGCAGACTATATCGCTGTTTCGTTCCCGCGCAGCGGTGCGGATATCGAGCTGGCGCGCCACTTGGTCAGGGAGGCAGGCGGCCATGCGGCGATTGTCGCCAAGATCGAGCGCGCGGAGGCGATAGATGCGCTCGAAGAGATTATCGATGCTGCTGATGTGATCATGGTGGCGCGCGGCGACCTCGGCGTCGAGGTGGGCGATGCGGCGGTGCCCGGCTTGCAGAAGCGCATGATCCGCACGGCGCGCATGCGCAACAAGCTGGTGATTACGGCGACGCAGATGCTGGAGTCCATGATCAGCAGCCCGATCCCGACCCGGGCAGAGGTATCCGATGTCGCGAATGCCGTGCTGGATGGCACCGATGCGGTGATGCTTTCCGGCGAGACGGCTGTGGGGCATTATCCGGTCGAGTCCATCCAGGCCATGCACCGTGTCTGTCTGGAGGCGGAGAAGGAGTATGATAGCCATCATCTTCAGGCGCCGATCAATGATGAATTCGAGTTCATCGATGAGGCGATTGCCATGGCATCGGTGTATGCGGCAGAACATTTGAATGTGAAGGCGATTGCTGCCCTGACAAAGTCGGGTTCATCTGTCACCTGGCTGTCACGCTCGAATACGAATGTGCCGATTTATGCCTTGACGACAGAACGCGACACAAGACGCAAGCTGACGTTGTACCGGGGGGTCTATCCTTATCATGTGGAGTTTGCTAGCCAGGAACTGAGCAAGATACTCTACGATGCAGAGGAAACGCTATTGCGGCTGGGCGCTGTGCAGCGCGGCGATCTCATGATGCTGACCTTCGGCGAGCCGATCGGCAAGGCGGGCGGCACCAATACCCTGCAGATCGTCAGAGTAGGCGAGCACAGGCGCGAGCGGCACTGA
- a CDS encoding S1 family peptidase — MILTSTLLSLVSVSVLPPENVMSFGTGFFYNRNGDFFTNRHVISECRDGSIHARTSDGAWHPVSLLAIDTQADLAAGSINKPVDAFASIRVYGNTGSVSVPTETEDIFSAGFSAPERNRFRLQTKWGQIQVWSDPNEEPFIQRMRMDAFPGASGSPILDYAGLLVGILFAGSKYPAPNINTLSSAGYGDKWIFFYNNNAIVEFANKYQLSYSAWGKWQRQDPIFIADHAQKITVLLACQTQGDI; from the coding sequence GTGATTTTAACAAGCACTCTTCTTTCGCTCGTTTCGGTAAGTGTATTGCCTCCCGAAAATGTAATGAGCTTTGGTACAGGGTTTTTTTATAACCGCAATGGGGATTTTTTTACAAATCGGCATGTGATTTCAGAGTGTCGTGATGGATCTATTCATGCGAGAACCTCTGATGGTGCTTGGCATCCAGTGAGTCTACTAGCGATTGATACACAAGCAGACTTGGCTGCCGGGAGTATTAACAAGCCAGTTGATGCTTTTGCTTCAATACGTGTATATGGAAATACAGGGAGCGTATCCGTTCCAACTGAGACGGAAGATATTTTTAGTGCGGGGTTTTCTGCTCCAGAGCGCAACCGTTTTAGGTTGCAAACAAAGTGGGGGCAGATTCAAGTATGGAGCGATCCAAACGAAGAGCCGTTCATACAGCGTATGCGTATGGATGCTTTTCCCGGGGCATCAGGTTCGCCGATCCTGGATTATGCTGGTCTCTTGGTAGGTATTCTGTTTGCTGGGTCAAAATACCCTGCTCCAAACATTAATACGCTGAGTTCAGCGGGTTACGGAGATAAATGGATTTTCTTTTATAACAATAATGCAATCGTCGAGTTCGCTAATAAATATCAATTATCTTATTCTGCTTGGGGGAAGTGGCAACGGCAGGATCCTATATTTATCGCTGACCATGCGCAGAAAATCACAGTTTTGCTAGCCTGTCAGACACAGGGTGATATCTAA
- a CDS encoding phosphoglycerate kinase — protein MTVINMTDLDLAGKRVFIRADLNVPVSDGKVTSDARITASIPTIRHALDAKARVMVTSHLGRPEEGVYSEENSLQPVADVLADKLGQPVRLIKDWVDGGFEVAEGEVVLLENCRFNKGEKKNAEETARKYAALCDVFVMDAFGTAHRAEASTYGVAQYAPVAAAGLLLVGELDALGKALCEPARPMVAIVGGSKVSTKLTVLESLAEKVDQLVVGGGIANTFLKAAGKPIGRSLSEDDLVPTAQCLMEKMAKRGAAVPIAVDVVCGKQFDANEPAVLKSAEDVADDDMIFDIGPESAKQLAEIILNAGTVVWNGPVGVFEFDQFGEGTKTIADAIAKTKAFTLAGGGDTIAAIQKYDIYDKVSYISTAGGAFLEFLEGKKLPAVEILEQRAKG, from the coding sequence ATGACCGTAATCAACATGACGGACCTTGACCTCGCGGGCAAGCGCGTCTTCATTCGCGCCGATCTTAACGTGCCGGTCAGCGATGGCAAAGTCACTTCCGATGCGCGTATCACCGCCTCCATTCCCACCATACGCCATGCCCTGGATGCCAAGGCACGCGTTATGGTGACTTCCCACCTTGGTCGCCCGGAAGAAGGCGTATATTCGGAGGAAAACTCCTTGCAGCCCGTGGCTGACGTGCTGGCCGACAAGCTGGGTCAGCCGGTGCGCCTGATCAAGGACTGGGTCGACGGTGGCTTTGAAGTGGCGGAAGGCGAAGTGGTCTTGCTGGAAAATTGCCGCTTCAATAAAGGTGAGAAAAAAAACGCCGAAGAAACCGCGCGCAAGTATGCCGCGCTATGCGATGTATTCGTGATGGACGCTTTCGGTACAGCTCACCGCGCAGAGGCCTCCACCTACGGGGTGGCGCAATATGCACCGGTCGCGGCGGCGGGCTTGCTACTGGTCGGCGAGCTGGATGCACTGGGCAAGGCCCTGTGCGAACCTGCCCGCCCCATGGTCGCGATTGTCGGCGGCTCCAAGGTCTCCACCAAGCTTACCGTGCTGGAAAGCCTGGCTGAAAAGGTCGACCAGCTCGTGGTAGGCGGCGGTATTGCCAATACCTTCCTCAAGGCAGCTGGAAAACCGATTGGCCGCTCACTGAGCGAGGACGACCTGGTACCTACTGCCCAATGCCTGATGGAAAAAATGGCGAAGCGTGGTGCGGCCGTGCCAATCGCGGTGGATGTGGTCTGCGGCAAGCAGTTCGACGCCAATGAGCCTGCCGTACTCAAATCGGCGGAGGACGTGGCCGACGACGACATGATCTTCGACATTGGCCCCGAGTCGGCCAAGCAACTGGCCGAGATCATCCTCAATGCAGGCACCGTGGTCTGGAACGGCCCGGTCGGCGTATTCGAGTTCGACCAGTTCGGCGAAGGCACCAAGACCATCGCCGACGCCATTGCCAAGACCAAGGCCTTCACCCTGGCCGGCGGCGGCGACACCATTGCTGCGATCCAGAAATACGATATCTATGACAAGGTGTCTTATATCTCGACGGCGGGCGGGGCATTTCTGGAATTCCTTGAAGGCAAGAAATTGCCGGCGGTGGAGATTTTGGAACAGCGTGCTAAAGGTTGA
- the gap gene encoding type I glyceraldehyde-3-phosphate dehydrogenase, which yields MTIKVGINGFGRIGRMAFRAAIKDFTDIEVVAINDLLEPDYLAYMLKYDSVHGRFDGDVSVSGGNLVVNGKTIRLTAERDPANLKWDEVDVDVVVECTGFFLTEETCQKHIDAGAKKVVQSAPSKDDTPMFVYGVNHDTYKGQSIVSAASCTTNGLAPVAKVLQDSFGIKRGLMTTVHAATATQKTVDGPSNKDWRGGRGILENIIPSSTGAAKAVGKVIPELNKKLTGMAFRIPTSDVSVVDLTVELNKETTYEQIVAAMKAASESGPLKGVLGFTDEKVVSTDFRGNAYPSIFDADAGIQLDPTFVKVVAWYDNEYGYTCNMLRLVRHIAS from the coding sequence ATGACAATCAAGGTTGGCATCAACGGCTTCGGCCGTATCGGCCGTATGGCGTTCCGTGCGGCAATCAAGGACTTTACTGATATCGAAGTTGTGGCGATCAACGATTTGCTCGAGCCCGACTACCTGGCTTACATGCTCAAGTATGATTCCGTGCATGGCCGCTTCGATGGAGACGTTTCCGTTAGTGGCGGCAACCTGGTCGTGAATGGCAAGACCATCCGCCTGACGGCCGAGCGTGACCCTGCAAACCTCAAGTGGGATGAAGTCGATGTGGATGTGGTGGTCGAATGTACTGGTTTCTTCCTGACAGAAGAAACCTGCCAGAAGCACATTGATGCGGGCGCCAAGAAGGTCGTGCAGTCAGCGCCATCCAAGGACGACACGCCGATGTTCGTCTATGGCGTGAACCATGACACCTACAAAGGCCAGTCCATCGTCTCTGCAGCCTCTTGCACGACCAACGGCCTGGCACCGGTTGCCAAGGTGTTGCAGGACAGTTTCGGCATCAAGCGCGGCCTGATGACCACCGTGCATGCGGCCACTGCCACGCAGAAGACTGTGGACGGCCCATCCAACAAGGATTGGCGCGGTGGCCGCGGCATCCTGGAAAACATCATTCCTTCCTCTACCGGTGCAGCCAAGGCCGTGGGCAAGGTGATCCCGGAACTGAACAAGAAGCTGACCGGCATGGCATTCCGCATCCCGACCAGCGACGTATCTGTGGTGGACCTGACTGTGGAGCTGAACAAGGAGACAACCTACGAGCAGATTGTCGCTGCGATGAAGGCTGCTTCCGAAAGCGGTCCGCTCAAGGGCGTACTCGGTTTTACTGACGAGAAAGTGGTGTCCACCGATTTCCGCGGCAATGCCTATCCTTCGATTTTCGACGCCGACGCTGGTATCCAGCTCGACCCGACCTTTGTCAAGGTCGTGGCCTGGTACGACAATGAATACGGCTACACCTGCAACATGTTGCGCCTGGTGCGTCACATTGCCAGCTAG
- the tkt gene encoding transketolase — MAASRQELANAIRVLSMDAVQKANSGHPGAPMGMADIAEVLWNHHLRHNPTNPSWADRDRFILSNGHGSMLIYSLLHLTGYDLNMDDIKSFRQLHSRCAGHPEYGYAPGVETTTGPLGQGITNAVGFAMAEKLLAHQFNKPGHEIVDHYTYCFLGDGCMMEGISHEAAALAGTWGLGKLIAFWDDNGISIDGHIEGWYTDDTAKRFEAYGWHVVPNVDGHDFDAVNAAIEAAKKVTDKPTLICCKTIIGKGSPNKCGSHDCHGSALGLEEVAATREALGWKHEPFVIPEEVYAGWDGKEKGAKLESEWNAKFEAYAKAYPAEAAEFKRRMAGELPANWKEVTDAFIKATNEKAESIATRKASQNAIAALAPVLPEFLGGSADLTGSNLTSCASFKHVSGKEPGNYISYGVREFGMFAIMNGMALHGGLLPFGGTFHMFSDYAKNALRMAALMKQRTIAVLTHDSIGQGEDGPTHQPIENTAGLRYIPRMDVWRPADSVETAIAWVAAVERKDGPTSLVLSRQNVPGIKHDEKHFELIRKGGYVFSDVEGKADVILIATGSELDLAIKAAAELNAAGTKVRVVSMPSTNVFDRQDQAYKDSVLTPGVKRVAVEAGVTDFWRKYVGLEGAVVGIDTFGESAPGGVLFKHFGFTVENVVNTVKSVL; from the coding sequence ATGGCAGCAAGTCGTCAAGAATTGGCAAATGCCATCCGCGTGTTATCCATGGATGCAGTTCAGAAGGCAAATTCTGGACACCCTGGTGCACCGATGGGGATGGCAGACATCGCAGAGGTTCTCTGGAACCATCATCTGCGTCACAACCCGACCAACCCTAGTTGGGCTGATCGTGACCGTTTCATCCTGTCCAACGGTCACGGCTCCATGTTGATCTACTCCTTGTTGCACCTGACAGGCTACGACCTGAACATGGACGACATCAAGTCTTTCCGTCAGCTGCATTCCCGTTGTGCTGGTCACCCTGAGTATGGCTACGCGCCTGGCGTCGAAACCACAACTGGTCCTCTTGGCCAGGGCATTACCAATGCTGTAGGTTTCGCCATGGCTGAAAAACTGCTGGCACACCAATTCAATAAGCCAGGCCATGAGATCGTCGATCACTATACATACTGTTTCCTCGGCGATGGCTGCATGATGGAAGGCATTTCCCACGAAGCCGCAGCGCTGGCCGGGACATGGGGTTTGGGCAAGCTGATTGCTTTCTGGGATGACAACGGCATCTCCATCGATGGTCACATCGAGGGTTGGTACACTGACGATACAGCCAAGCGTTTCGAAGCTTACGGCTGGCATGTTGTCCCCAATGTTGATGGTCACGATTTCGACGCAGTCAATGCCGCCATCGAAGCTGCGAAGAAGGTGACTGACAAGCCGACTTTGATTTGCTGCAAGACCATCATCGGTAAGGGATCCCCCAACAAGTGTGGCTCCCATGACTGCCATGGTTCTGCCCTTGGCCTGGAAGAAGTCGCCGCTACCCGCGAAGCCTTGGGCTGGAAACACGAGCCATTCGTGATTCCTGAAGAGGTCTACGCTGGCTGGGATGGCAAGGAAAAAGGCGCTAAGCTCGAAAGCGAGTGGAACGCGAAGTTCGAAGCGTATGCCAAGGCCTATCCTGCTGAAGCTGCTGAGTTCAAGCGCCGCATGGCTGGTGAGTTGCCTGCCAACTGGAAGGAAGTCACCGACGCCTTCATCAAGGCCACCAACGAAAAGGCAGAAAGCATTGCTACCCGCAAGGCCTCCCAGAATGCCATTGCTGCCTTGGCACCAGTGCTGCCCGAGTTCCTCGGCGGCTCTGCCGACCTGACCGGTTCCAACCTGACCAGCTGCGCCAGCTTCAAGCATGTTAGCGGCAAGGAGCCAGGCAACTACATTTCCTACGGCGTGCGTGAGTTCGGCATGTTCGCGATCATGAACGGTATGGCGCTGCATGGCGGTCTGCTGCCTTTCGGCGGTACATTCCACATGTTCTCCGATTACGCTAAGAACGCATTGCGCATGGCAGCATTGATGAAGCAACGCACTATCGCGGTGTTGACGCATGACTCCATCGGTCAGGGCGAAGACGGTCCTACCCACCAGCCAATCGAAAACACCGCAGGCCTGCGTTATATTCCCCGCATGGATGTATGGCGTCCTGCCGACTCCGTTGAAACCGCGATTGCCTGGGTGGCTGCCGTTGAGCGCAAGGATGGCCCGACCAGCCTGGTGCTGAGCCGCCAGAATGTGCCTGGCATCAAGCACGACGAGAAGCACTTCGAACTGATCCGCAAGGGCGGTTATGTGTTCTCCGACGTGGAAGGCAAGGCAGACGTCATCCTGATCGCGACCGGCTCCGAGCTGGACCTGGCAATCAAGGCTGCGGCAGAGTTGAATGCTGCTGGCACCAAGGTGCGTGTGGTTTCCATGCCATCCACCAACGTGTTCGACCGCCAAGATCAAGCCTACAAGGACAGCGTATTGACCCCAGGCGTGAAGCGCGTAGCTGTTGAAGCTGGTGTGACCGATTTCTGGCGCAAGTATGTTGGCCTCGAAGGTGCCGTGGTCGGTATCGACACCTTTGGCGAGTCTGCTCCAGGCGGCGTGCTGTTCAAGCACTTCGGCTTCACGGTTGAAAATGTAGTGAACACCGTCAAGTCCGTGCTGTAA